The DNA region GGTTGAGGTGCAGGCCGGGATGCTGCGGCTGCAGCGCGATCGCCTTCGCCAGCGCGGCGAGCGCCTCATCGTTCTGGCGCAAGCGGTGCAGGATGTTGGCACGGCTGGCGTGAAACTCCGGCTGCTGCGGATTGAGAGCGATCGCGCGGTCGTAGCTCGCGAGCGCCTCGTCAGGCCGGCCGAGCGCTTCCAACGCATTGCCGCGGTTGCAATGCGCCTCGGCGTAGCGCGGATTGATCTGCAAGGCCGCGTCGAAACAGGCGATCGCATCCCGCGGCTGCTGGCGCATCATGAGAATGCCGCCGCGGTTGAGGTGCGCCTCCGGGATCGCCGGGTGGAGCGCCAGCGCCCGCCCGAAGGCGGCGAAGGCCTCGTCGTGGCGTTGCATCGCCAGCAGCACGTTGGCGTGGTTGAACTGCGCGCCGGGATCGCCCGGGTGCACCGTGAGCGCCTCGCGCAACAGCCCCTCCGCCTCCACCAGACGCCCCTGCTGTGCGCAGACGAGCCCGAGCATGACGAGCGCGGGAAAGTGCTTCGACTCCGCTTTCAGGACCTTGCGATAGAGGCGCTCGGCATCGTCGAGCCGGCCGCTCTGGAGCGCGGCCATCGCCTCCTCAAAAGCGCGGGCCGCCGGCGGCGGCAGAGGTCGGGGTTGGCCAGAAGACGATCGTTTGGATGTCACTGTGGCTCGGCACTCGGCGGAGGGTTCGCTGACGGTCCGGCCGTGCCACGCCGGCGGCGCAAAGGCAAGGCGCCAAAAACAAAACCCCGGCGGTTGCCCGCCGGGGTTCGGTTATCCAAGAAATCGCGGTTAAGCGATCAGGGATAGAAGTCCTTGTGCGCACGCAGACGGACGGCCCAGTTGTCGATGTCCTTGATGCTGGTGACACCGGCCGGAGCCGTCGCCGGCACGAAGCCAGCCGGAGCGGTCGCGCTCTGGAGCTTGGAGTACAGCACGTCGACACCGAGGTAGAAGTCAGACGTGACGTTCCACTGGGTACGCGAACCGACCCACCAGGTCTTCCAGTTCATGTCGCAACCGGCGAGAACGGTCGACGGCGAACCGGTGCAGAGGATGTTGTTCGCGGTCGAGTTGTAGCTCGTGGCAGCATAACCGCCATAGAGCGACGTGCGCCAACGGGCATTCCAGAAGTGCTCGTAGGCCGCGTTGACGTTCCAAGCCGTGGTCAGCTGGAGGTCGGTCGTGCCGGTGGCCGAGTACACGCCGTCGGTCAGGAAGCCGAAGCCCATGCCCGAGCCGTCAACCTTGCCCCAGTTGGAGTTCGGCGTCATGAACGTATAACGCAGAGCGCCCTGGGTGTAGTTGACTTGGGCTTGCAGGTAGTCGCCCTTGCCGATCATCGGCGCGTTCAGCTTGATGCCGGCGCCGACCGCGAAGCCCCACTTGTCGCCCGGGTGACCCGAGCCAGGAGCCGCAGCGTAGTAGAGCGCGTTGACTTCGTGCATCGCGCCCATGATCTGGGCCGAACCCCAAGCCTGGTCGACGCGCAGGTTGGCGACGATGTCCGGCGCCTGGAAGCCGCCGTACGCGCCCGGGAACGCCGAGGTCACGGTCGAGGTGCCACCGACGATCGAGGTCATGCGACGCTCTTCAGCCGAGATCGTGGCCGACAGACCGTTGCCGAACTGCGCGGTGTAGCCCCAGACCAGCCAGCCCGGATCGCCGCTGTCCGACGACGGGAACGCACCCCAGTACGAGGTCGCCGGCGACGAGTAGAAGTCGTAGAACGACTGCGCGCGGCCGAAGGTGAAGCCGGCCCACTGGATGAAGGCGCGGTTGGCGCTGAACGTGTTCGACGAGGTGTTCGCACCCGTGTCGTTTTCCGAAACGCCGACCGCCAAGTAAGCGCGGACGGTGCCGTATTCGGTCTGGTTGCGCGCGTCGGCGGTGATGTAACCGCGGGCGCGGAACACGCTGTTGTTGGTCGTACGGTTGTTGACGTTACCGTTCGCCCAGCCCCACGCGAAGTTGCCGTTGCCGCCGTACGAATATTCCGAACGGACCCAGCCACCAATCTTCACGCACATGTCGGTGCCGGGGATGTAGTAGAACCCGACGCCGTACAGGCTGCAAATCTTCACGTACTGGAGGGATTGCGTGCATCACCGCGCTGCAATCCCAAGAATGGTGGATTTTCTAGGTTCGCCAATGTCCACCATCGCCCGCAAAGGCATCTCGACCTTCTGGGGCTCTCGTGGGTCGGCGGAAAACTCAAGCTCCGGAATGCAATCGACTTTCGCCGCGCGTGGACCTTACGAACTGGCTGAGCGAAATAGGTATGGCGTAGGTCGCCTTTAAAAACGGCGCAAAATCGCGCGCTTGCGGCGCGCGAATGCGTTCGCAACGTTGGCGTTCAAGGGATGAATTTTCGGTAAAGTTTAAGAATGCAGACGCGCGTCAGCGGCGCCGACTGCCGGTGGCAGTTCGCGCGGTGACGTCACGAAGAGAGGAGTTGTGCTTAGGTCGTTTGTTGTGCGGCCGGCGGGAAATCCGCCACCGGTGCGGCCGTCTCGGCGCGCCGCTCGACACCTGGAAACGTCACGACCTCCTGGATGAGGTCGGCCGCGCCGATGAGCGTCTCCTGCGTCAGATGCGCGTAACGCTGTGTCGTGCGCGCGTGCAGATGCCCCAGCAGGCCCTGCACGACATAGAGCGAGACGCCGCGGTTGACGAGGAAGCTCGCGAACGAATGACGCAGGTCGTGGAGACGGACATCCTCGAGCCCTGCCCGCTTGCGGATGCGATCCCAAGGAAAGAACAACGACGGCGATGGCTTGCCGTTCACCGGCGACGGGAAGATGTACGGATTGCCTTCCATCCGCGGCGTCGACGTCAGCAGCGCGATCGCCGACTGGTTCAGCGCCACGACGCGGGCGCGGCCCGATTTCGACTTCGGCACCAGAAGCGTCTTGTTCTTCCAGTCGATGTAGTCCCACTTCGCGAAGGTGACTTCGTTCCGGCGCGCACCGGTCAACAGCAGCAACATGATGCACCGCGCCGCCGTGCGGTTCTCATCGGCATGGATCGCGCGCATCAAAGCTTCCGCCTCCTCCTCGCTGAGGAAGCGGTTGCGCTGCACGTCGGGCCCGGCGGTCAAGCCGGCGGCCGGATTCTCCAGCCCACCGGGCACCTTCCACTTGCGGGCGAGATTATAGATGTAGCGCAGGATGACGATCACGCGGTTCATCGTGCCGGCCGCGTAACCATCCTCGCGCATGCGATTGATCAGATCGGTGATGGCGTCGGTTTTGATCTCGTCGAGTGCCAACGCGCCGAGCTTCGGCAGGATGTGAATGCGCAGAACCGTCTCGTCGGTCGACCAGCTGTTCTTGTAGGTTTGCACGTAGGGCAAATAGCGCTCGGCGACGAAATCCCTGAGCAAGGGGACGGCGCGCAGCTCGCGCCGCTTTTGCTGCGGGTCGGCGCCCAGCAGCGCCTCGGCAACGATCTGCTTGGCCTTCCGCCGCGCCTGATCGAGGGAGACGACGTCGGCGGGGCCGATTTTGTACTGGCGCTCGCGGCCACGCTCATCGGTGTATCGCTGGTAATAGGTCTTGCCGCCGGAGCAGCGCACTTCGAGGAGAAAGCCGCGTTGCGTTGAATCGAAATAGTCAGTCTTCCTGCGGCCGGTGGGACACACGGCCTGACGTACGAAAGGAACTGACAACACAACAGTCGGCATAGCCGTAATCACACACTAACGCAGGAGTTCCTGCCTCGAGCTCATCATCGCCGAGACCGCATGCCGGCGACACCGATTGGTTGTCCTTGAGCACAAGTACAGGCATAAATTTCATGTAAATTTTGTCGTAACGACCGTATCGAGGCAAGCAAAAATCATAATTTATGCACTTTGCATCACAAGAAATAACGAAGGGCATATCATCAGTGATTTCAATACGTTCTTTTTGCCGCAGTGCACACTCATGACCAGAACGGCGGTCTTGCGTGTCCGGTAAATTGTCGTCGCGTTCGAAAACACTATTTTTCTATTACTTGGAACTACTCTGTCGTAGTCCTGATATTCCCGTCATGGTCGCATCTCTATACGCCTGCACCACCGGACGCCGAAGGGTTCGGAGCGATTTACTCGGCACCTTGTGCTTTATACTCGGCATTTCGCCGCACGTTCGCGCGGCAAGCCTCAGCCGACCGGCGTTACCTGCACGGCGACTTCGAGGCGCTGTCCGCCGGCGGCGACAATAACGCCGTCGATCGGTGCCACATCGGCATAATCGCGGCCGATGGCGAGCACGAGATGATCGGTGCCCGCCGGCATGTCGTTGGTCGGATCGAGCCCGATCCAGCCCGCCTCGTCCCCGCACCACACCAGCACCCACGCGTGCATGGCGTCGGCGCCCTCCAGCTTGACTTCGTCGCCCGGTCGCGCCGTGCGCAGATAGCCGCTCACGTAAGCGGCCGGCAGCCCAAGCGAGCGCAGCCCCGAGATCATCACGTGCGAGAAGTCCTGGCAGACGCCACGCCGCAGCGCGAATGACATCGGCGGCGTGGTGGTCGCCGTCGTCGCACCAACCTCGTAGACGAAGTCGGCCTTGATGCGGCCCATCAGATCGACCGCGCCTTCAAGCACCGGCCGCCCTTCGGGAAAACTCGCGGCCGCATATTCGCGGATCTCAGGATCGAGCGAGACCACGCGGCTGGCGAACAGGAAATGTGCGGGCGCTTCCGGGCTGAAATCGGTGCAGCGTACGGCGGCCTCCCGCACCTCCTCCCACGCCGGCGTCTCGCCCGGCTGCTGCGGCGGCTCGACGACAATACGCGCGGCGACACGCACGCTGAGCACATCATGCTGCTGCTCGAGCTTGATCCAGGTGACTCGGTTGCCAAAGAAGTCGCGGCCTTCGCGGCGCTCGACAGGCGCCGGCGTGACGTCGAGCGCGGCGGCGTGCACGCGCTGCCCCGGGCGATCGATCGGTGTCAGCCGCAGCGCGTGGTGCGCGTCGGTGACCGCGGAGTCGTAATGATAGGTCGTGACCTGGCGCACGTCGTAGATCATTCGAGCGCTTCCCAGGCTGCTTCCGAACGTTCGCGCGCGGTGAAGTAGTTGGACCCGATCAGGTCCGACAGTTTCATCAGCGCATTCTCGATCTCGATCAGGTCGTTCGCATCGATCGCCGTGGCGTCGGATGTACGGATCCTGGTCGCCAGCGCCGATGCCACCTGCTCCGGGGGTGACAGCCGGCCGTCTTGTCCACGCCGCGGCAATGCGGCGAGATGCGTTTCGATGCGCGCCAGTTGATAGACGATGGAACGCGGATTGTTCGGATCGAGCACGACCAGATCGATGACTGGCGCTCGCGCCGCCACCATCACATAACGCAGACGATACGTGATCTGGCTGTCTGCGAGTTCAAGCAGACAATCGAGCGCTCCGTCCAGCCGTTCGCCAAAAGCGAACTGGCGCACGAAACGCGAGGTCGCGAGTGCGCGCTCCAGACGGCGGCCGAGCTCGAGATAGCGCCAGCCGACCGCCTGGCTCATGTTCTCCTGCGCCAATCCCGAGAACGAAGCGACGATACGGAGCGCGCCATCAACCCTTTCAAACATGGCGCTTTCGGCCGGCCCCTGTTCCAGCGGCGTGCTGATCAGATTCGACAGCTCGGTCAGAGCACGCCAGGCATCCGGCGAGAAGCGGTCGCGGATCACCGACGCGGCGGCCTCGGCCGCCCCCGTCAGCGCGGGCAACGCACCGTAAAGATCGCGACTTTGCATCGCGGCCGATGCGACCAGCGCCGGCTTGACGCTGAGCATGTCGGGCGCAACGGCGTCCCAGCTCGCCAGCAGCGCCGTGATGCTGGCGCAGACCGCGCTCAAAGCCTCATCGCTCTCGGTCGACCGGCTCACGAGCGCACGCACCAACCGCAACGTCGCCTCCGCGCGCTCGACGTAACGTCCGAGCCAGAACAGATTGGCGGCGGCCCTACTCGGCAGCGGTCCGGTCGAACGATTGATGGCCACGCGATCGGGCGCCGGCAACAGCGTCAGGTGCGCGACCGGCTTGTCGGAGACCACCCAGGCATCGGCGGTGCGCCCGCCGCGCTGAAGGCTGACCGCACGCGCGTCGATGTCGTCGGCGATGCGCACGAAGCCACCCGGCATCACCCGCCAGCCGTCGCTGGTGCGGGCCAGCAGCAGCCGCAGGCTGAACGGACGCGGCACCAGCTTGCCATTATCCCATACGGGCGTTGTCGACAGCGTCACCGCTTCCTGCGCCACAAAGTCGATGCCGCGGCGGCCGATCGCTTCGATCATCGCCGCGCGGCCCGCGTCGTCCAACTGCTTGCCGAGCACGTAAGGCCGGTTGAATGGCGGCGGCAGATCGCGGTTGAACGCACAGGCAATCACGAGATCGTCGAGCCGCTCGATCACGTCCTCGCGTACGCTCGGATCGCCCAGCCACCAAGTGGCGACGTTCGGCAATGCGAGGTCCTTACCGGTCAGGATCGGCGCCAGCGCCGGCAGGAAGCTGAGCATCGCGCGCGCTTCCATCACGCCCGCACCGAGGCTGTTGGCGACGACGACGTTGCCGTCGCGGATCGCCTGCATCAGGCCCGGCACGCCGAGACGCGAGCGTGCCGACAGTTCGAGTGGATCGGCGAAGTCGGCATCAAGCCGGCGCAGCAGCACTTCCGCGCGCTTGAGCCCGGAGACGGTGCGGATGAAAACGCCGTCGGGGCGTACCGTGAGATCTTCGCCTTCGACCAAAAGAAACCCGAGGTAACGCGCGAGATAAGCGTGCTCGAAATAGGTCTCGTTCAGCGGTCCGGGCGTGAGCACGCAGACGCGGCTGTCGTCCTGCCGGTTGAGCGAGGACAGCTCCATCTGGAAGGCTTGAAAAAACGGCGCCACGCGCTCGACGCGCAAGTCGCGGTAGATGTCCGGCATGGCGCGCGACAGCGCCAGCCGGTTTTCCAGGGCATAGCCGGCGCCGGACGGCGCCTGGGTGCGATCGCCCAGCACCCACCAGCGTCCGTCCGGCGAGCGGCCGACATCGACGCCGTAGAAACGCAGATGGGCGCCACCTGGCGGCTCGACGCCGACCATCGGCCGCAGAAATTCCGGGTTGCCGGCAACGACCGGCGCCGGCAGCCGGCCGTCGCGAATGAACTCGGCCGGGCCGTAGATGTCGCCGAGGATGGCTTCGAGCAGCTCCGCGCGCTGAACGAGGCCAGCCTGCAACTCCTGCCATTCGGTGGCATCGATGATCAGCGGCACATGCGACAGCGGCCACGGCCGCACCGCGCCGGCCGGGTCCTCGTAAACCCGGTAGAAGACGCCGGAGTCGCGCAAATGACGGTCGGCCGCCGCAAAGCGCCGGTTGACCTCGTCCGGCCCGAGGTCGGCGAGCATCTGCAGGAACGGCCGCCAATGCGGGCGCACGTGGCCCGCATGGTCCATCATCTCATCGAAATTTCGCGGCAGCGGGCAGTAGTAGCCCGACAGCAGGCTTTCCAGCTCGCCAGGCGGCGCCGCGGCGTTCTCGGGCGAGGTCATCGCGGCATCACATCTGAGTCGGACGCCGCAGGTCGAGGGTCGTCGGGTATTCGAGCGAGCGTTCTTCCGCGGGAATCGTGAAGGCGCCGGGGGTGTGGCCACGCGCTTCGAACCGGGCGAGCCGGCGGGCCTGGGCTTCGTAGGAGTTCACGGGGAAAGTCTCGTAGTTGCGGCCGCCCGGGTGGGCGACGTGATACACGCAGCCGCCCAAGGAGCGGCCATTCCAGGCGTCATAGATATCGAAAGTGAGCGGCGCCTGCACAGGAACCGTGGGTTGCAACGCCGCGGCGAGCGCCCAGGCCTTGAACCGCACGCCCGCGACGAATTCGCCGCTGCGCCCGGTCGGCGTGAGCGGCATGCGGCGGCCATTGCACGTCACCGCGTGGCGGGCAGGATTGAGGCCATCCACCCTCACCTGCAAGCGCTCGACCGAGGAGTCGACGAAGCGCGTCGTGCCGCCCGCGACGCTCTCTTCGCCCAGCACATGCCAGGGCTCGAGCGCGTGACGCAGTTCGAGTTCGACGCCGCCATGGGTGACGCTGCCGTAGAACGGGAAGCGGAATTCGCGCTGCGCCTCGAACCAGACCGGATCGAACGGATAACCGGCGTGCGAAAGATCGGCGAGCACGCCGAGGAAATCCTGCCAGACGAAATGGCCGAGCATGAAGCGGTCGTGCAGCGTCGTGCCCCACCGCACCAATTGTCCCTGCTGCGGCTCGCGCCAGAACCAGGCGACCAGCGCGCGCAACAGGAGCTGTTGCGCGAGGCTCATGCGCGCATCGGGCGGCATCTCGAAAGAACGGAATTCGACAAGACCCAGGCGTCCGGTCGGTCCATCCGGCGAGAACAGTTTGTCGATGCAGATCTCGGCGCGGTGCGTGTTGCCGGTGACGTCGACCAGCAAGTTGCGAAACAGCCGGTCCACCAGCCACGGCCGCGGAGCTTCGCCGGCATTCGGCGGCGGCACCAGGCCCATCGCGATCTCGAGCTCGTACAACAGATCGTGGCGCGCTTCGTCCATCCGCGGCGCCTGGCTGGTCGGGCCGATGAACAGACCGGAGAACAGATAGGACAGCGACGGATGGCGCTGGAAATACAGCACCAGGCTCTTCAGCAGATCGGGCCGGCGCAGGAACGGACTGTCGGCCGGCATCTCACCGCCGAGCACGACGTGGTTGCCGCCACCGGTGCCGGTATGCCGCCCGTCGGTCATGAACTTGTCGGTGCCGAGCCGCGACAGCCGCGCCTCGTCGTAAAGCGTGCGCGTGATGTCGACCGCTTCGCGCCACGACGCGGCCGGATGCACGTTCACTTCGATGACCCCGGGGTCGGGCGTCACCTTGATCACGTTCAGCCGCGGATCGGGCGGCGGCAGATAGCCTTCGATATGCACCGGCAGATCGAGTTCGGCCGCGGTCGCCTCGACAGCACCCAGCAGGGCGACATAATCGTCGAGCCGCTCGGTCGGCGGCATGAACACGCAGAGCTGACCATCGCGCGGCTCGATCGTCAGCGCGGTGCGCACCGGCCAGCCGCCCGAGCCGCCGCTATACCCGGCCGGCTCGGCCATGCGCGCCTGCGGCGACAGCGCCGCAGCATAGGCCGTCGAAACGGCGAAGCTGCGGGCCAGCGCCGCAGCGTCCGGCAAAGGCCGCGGCTCATCGAAAGGATCGGCAGGCGCCGGCAACGGCTCCTCGAATGGGCGCAGATAAGGCAGCGACTTCAGCGGCAGACGGAAGCCGATCGGTGAATCCCCCGGCAGCAGGAACAACCGCTGGCGCCGCGTCTGCCAGATCTCGCTGAACCAGCCACCGCCCGCACCCAGCGCGCCCCAACGCTGCACCGGCAGCACGTAGCCGGTCGGCACCGACAAAGGCCGTTCGAACTCGCGCATGATCCGCGCGCGCTCGACCGGGTCGTCGATCTTGGGATCGGCCGGGTCGACATTCGGCGGCAGCGCGCCTTCCTTCAACAGACGATCGGCCGGATCCTCGAAGGCCGGCTGCACGTAATCGCGCGTGAGACCCAGTTTGCCGGCAAGCACTTCCGTAAAGCGCTGCGCATCGGGCGCCGACGGCGGCTGCGTGCGCGGCTTGGCTGCGACGAGGGCGGCATCCTGCCAGAGCGGCTTACCGTCCTTGCGCCAGATCAGCGACAGCGCCCAGCGCGGCAGCTCTTCGCCCGGATACCATTTGCCCTGGCCGTAATGCAGCATGCCGCCCGGCGCGAAACGGTCGCGCAACTTACGGATCAGCGTATCGGCTAACTGACGCTTAGTCGGCCCGAGCGCCGCCGTATTCCACTCCGCGGATTGGTAGTCGTCGATCGACACGAAGGTCGGCTCGCCGCCCATGGTGAGCCGTACGTTGTGGGTAGCAAGATCGGCATCGACCTTCTCGCCCAGCGCATCGAGCGCTTTCCACGCCGCGTCGGAAAACGGGAAGGTCACGCGCGGCTTTTCGTTGATGCGCGTCACCTTCATCTCGAAGGCGAAGTCGACCTTGGCGGCCTCGACGCCGCCGCTGATCGGCGCCGCCGCGCGATAATGCGGCGTGGCGGCGAGCGGCAGATGCCCCTCGCCCGTCAGCAAGCCGGACGTCGGATCGAGACCGATCCAGCCAGCGCCGGGTAGATAGACTTCGCACCAGGCATGCAGATCGGTGAAGTCCTCTGCCGCGCCAGCCGGACCGTCGAGTGCCGCGATATCGGGCTTCAACTGGATGAGGTAGCCGGAGACAAACCGCGCGGCGAAGCCGAGATGGCGTAACGCCTGCACCAGCAGCCACGCGCTGTCGCGGCACGAGCCGGACGCGCAAGCGAGCGTTTCTTCCGGTGTCTGAACGCCCGGCTCCATGCGCACGAGATACCGTATCTCGTGCTGAAGGCGTTGATTGAGAGCGACCAGGAAGTCTGTGGTGTTCTGCTTTCCGCGCGGTACCGAGGCGAGAAAGGCTTCAAGCCGCGGCCCGAGCGGCTCCTTCACCAGATACGGCGCCAATTCCTCGGCGAATTCCGCCGGGTAATCGAAGGGAAAATCGGTCGCGAAGGGTTCGACAAAGAAATCGAACGGATTGACGACCGACATGTCGGCGGTCAGATCGACGGTAACCGAGAACTCGCGTGTGCGTTCGGGGAAGACGAAGCGCGCCAACCAATTGCCGTTCGGATCCTGCTGCCAGTTCACGAAATGCTGGCTCGGCGTCACCTTCAGCGAATAACTCAAGATGGTCGTACGCGTGTGCGGCGCCGGCCGCAGGCGCACGACCTGTGGCCCGAGCGCGACCGGACGGTCGTAGAGGTAGCGCGTGACGTGCCTGAGACTGACTTGAATTGACATGCCTTGGACTTCTCCGCCGGACCCAAACGGGCTTGATAAGAGAAGCAAGTTTCAGGCCGCCAAGCGACACTGTTGCGACGGCGGCGGAACCGCCGCCAGCCGGATTTCGTCTTTTGTATCAGCTTATTGGGTCGGCTCCGGCGCGGCAACGGCTCGCTTTAGTCCCGCGACGACCGCGCGCAGCGGCTCCTCGGGCGCCGCCGCATCGGCCGAACCATGGGCGCCGTGGATGAGCGCATGGATGAAAGCCAGCTTCACGATGACCGTCGGCGCCAACACGAAAGGATAAAGATCCGGCACCCCCATGCTGCGGTTGATCGAGTTGACCGCGAAAGTCAGCGGCAGCCAGGCATCGACGATGCGCTCCATCTCGACCTCGTGCGGATCGAAATCGACCGCGGTGGCAAGTTCTGCCCCCATGGTCACGCGCGGCCGCACGCGCAGACCAAAAGCCTTGGCGGTCTCCAAGGTATCCACCATGTGGAAGTAGTGCGCCCAGGTCTCGGCGAAATCCTCCCACGGATGACTGCTGGCATAAGCGGTGACGAAGTGCTCGTTCCAATCCGGCGGCGGGCCGTTGTCGTAGTGTCGCTTCAGCGACTCACCGTAGTCGATCGTTTCATCGCCGAAGAGCTGACGGAATTCGGTGATGACCGGCTTATCCTTGATCAATTGATCCCAGTAATAGTGCGCAATTTCGTGCCGGAAGTGCCCGAGCAGCGTACGGTAGGGCTCGCCGAGCGCGTGACGGGCACGCTCGCGTTCGGCGTCGTCGGCTTCGGCGATATTGATCGTGATCACGCCATTGGCGTGACCCGTCATCACCGGCTCGCCGGCCGCCGACTTGAAGTCGAAAATCAAGCCATTGGCATCGCCGGCTTGGCCGCCCAGCGGCAACTTCAAGCGCAACAGCGAATAGAACAGCCGATGTTTTGCCGTTTCGATCTTGCGCCAATTGAAGAGGTTCTGCGGCACGGACAGATCGGGAATGGTGCGGTTATGGCGGCAGGCCGCGCAGAATTGCTCATCGCTATCGGCGGCGACCAGCCAGTTGCACACCTCGTGTTCGGCGTTGGCGCAGTAGCGATAGCGCCCATCGGGGTCGGCCAAAGCACGCCAAACGCCATTGTCGTCCTCGAGCGCAGTCACGGTCCCACGGCCCGGCAGATAGCCGAGCTTATGCCCGCAGCTCTCGCAGCGCGTATTTTCGAAGTAGAGCGGCTGGCCGCAATGCTGGCACTCGAACAGCTTCATCGGCTTCGCGAAGTTGATTGGCCCGGGTTATGAAACTGCTGGTGACAGAAAAGGTTGCAGACACGGTGCGGCCTTGGCCTCCTCGCGCATCGCCCGCTATCATGCCGCGAATTCACGCACGACCGGCCAATGACACCACACAACCTTGCCGCCCTCAACACCGCGCCCGCCACGGACTTCGTCGCCGCCCTCGCCGGCATCTACGAGCACTCTCCCTGGATCGCCGAGGCGGTCGTCGCGCAGCGGCCGTTCGCCAGCCTGCTGGCGCTGCACGACGCGATGATCGGCGCCGTGCGGGGCGCCTCCGCCGATAAGCAGTTGGCGCTGGTCAAAGCCCATCCCGATCTCGCCGGCAAGGCGGCGCGCGCCGGCGAACTCACCGCCGCCTCGACCAGCGAGCAGATGAGCGCCGGCCTCGACCGGCTGAGCGACGCGGATTATGCGCGCTTCCATCGGCTCAACGATGCGTACAAGGCGCGCTTCGGCTTTCCTTTCATCGTCTGTGTGCGGCGACACACGAAAGACTCGATCCTGCGGGCCTTCGAGCGGCGGCTTGCGCATAGCGCGGACGAGGAGTTGGCCACCGCCCTCACCGAGATATTCCGCATCGCGGCGCTGCGGCTCGACCAGGCGGTCGCGGCGGACGACAAGCTCAAAGTAGCGGGCCGCATCTCCACCCACGTGCTCGACACGCATGCGGGCCATCCCGCCAAAGGCGTCGTCGTGGAGCTGTGGGAATTATCGGCGTCTGGCGACAGCCGCTTCGTCGCGCGCGGAATAACCAACAGCGACGGCCGCACCGATGCGCCCTTGATCGGCGGCCGGCCGGTGCCGATCGGCGTCTACGAACTGCGCTTCGACGTCGCCACTTATTTCGCCGATCGTGGCATCAGCCTTCCCGACCCGCCGTTCCTTGGCATCGTGCCGCTCCGTTTCTCCGTGGCGGAGCCGGAGGGGCACTATCACGTGCCGCTGCTGGTCACGCCGTGGAGCTACTCGACCTATCGCGGCAGCTAGAGAGTCATAGCTTTGGATTAAATCGCCGCACGCTCTCTTCACCTCTCCCATAGGGAGAGGTCGACGCGCATAAGCGCGTCGGGTGAGGGGTTACCAACTCCGAGAGTCATACCCCCCTCACCCCAACCCTCTCCCCACAGGGGAGAGGGAGCCTGCAGTGCTTGCGGCATGCGCCTCCC from Pseudolabrys taiwanensis includes:
- a CDS encoding porin, producing the protein MKICSLYGVGFYYIPGTDMCVKIGGWVRSEYSYGGNGNFAWGWANGNVNNRTTNNSVFRARGYITADARNQTEYGTVRAYLAVGVSENDTGANTSSNTFSANRAFIQWAGFTFGRAQSFYDFYSSPATSYWGAFPSSDSGDPGWLVWGYTAQFGNGLSATISAEERRMTSIVGGTSTVTSAFPGAYGGFQAPDIVANLRVDQAWGSAQIMGAMHEVNALYYAAAPGSGHPGDKWGFAVGAGIKLNAPMIGKGDYLQAQVNYTQGALRYTFMTPNSNWGKVDGSGMGFGFLTDGVYSATGTTDLQLTTAWNVNAAYEHFWNARWRTSLYGGYAATSYNSTANNILCTGSPSTVLAGCDMNWKTWWVGSRTQWNVTSDFYLGVDVLYSKLQSATAPAGFVPATAPAGVTSIKDIDNWAVRLRAHKDFYP
- a CDS encoding tyrosine-type recombinase/integrase, producing MSVPFVRQAVCPTGRRKTDYFDSTQRGFLLEVRCSGGKTYYQRYTDERGRERQYKIGPADVVSLDQARRKAKQIVAEALLGADPQQKRRELRAVPLLRDFVAERYLPYVQTYKNSWSTDETVLRIHILPKLGALALDEIKTDAITDLINRMREDGYAAGTMNRVIVILRYIYNLARKWKVPGGLENPAAGLTAGPDVQRNRFLSEEEAEALMRAIHADENRTAARCIMLLLLTGARRNEVTFAKWDYIDWKNKTLLVPKSKSGRARVVALNQSAIALLTSTPRMEGNPYIFPSPVNGKPSPSLFFPWDRIRKRAGLEDVRLHDLRHSFASFLVNRGVSLYVVQGLLGHLHARTTQRYAHLTQETLIGAADLIQEVVTFPGVERRAETAAPVADFPPAAQQTT
- a CDS encoding transglutaminase family protein gives rise to the protein MIYDVRQVTTYHYDSAVTDAHHALRLTPIDRPGQRVHAAALDVTPAPVERREGRDFFGNRVTWIKLEQQHDVLSVRVAARIVVEPPQQPGETPAWEEVREAAVRCTDFSPEAPAHFLFASRVVSLDPEIREYAAASFPEGRPVLEGAVDLMGRIKADFVYEVGATTATTTPPMSFALRRGVCQDFSHVMISGLRSLGLPAAYVSGYLRTARPGDEVKLEGADAMHAWVLVWCGDEAGWIGLDPTNDMPAGTDHLVLAIGRDYADVAPIDGVIVAAGGQRLEVAVQVTPVG
- a CDS encoding circularly permuted type 2 ATP-grasp protein, which gives rise to MTSPENAAAPPGELESLLSGYYCPLPRNFDEMMDHAGHVRPHWRPFLQMLADLGPDEVNRRFAAADRHLRDSGVFYRVYEDPAGAVRPWPLSHVPLIIDATEWQELQAGLVQRAELLEAILGDIYGPAEFIRDGRLPAPVVAGNPEFLRPMVGVEPPGGAHLRFYGVDVGRSPDGRWWVLGDRTQAPSGAGYALENRLALSRAMPDIYRDLRVERVAPFFQAFQMELSSLNRQDDSRVCVLTPGPLNETYFEHAYLARYLGFLLVEGEDLTVRPDGVFIRTVSGLKRAEVLLRRLDADFADPLELSARSRLGVPGLMQAIRDGNVVVANSLGAGVMEARAMLSFLPALAPILTGKDLALPNVATWWLGDPSVREDVIERLDDLVIACAFNRDLPPPFNRPYVLGKQLDDAGRAAMIEAIGRRGIDFVAQEAVTLSTTPVWDNGKLVPRPFSLRLLLARTSDGWRVMPGGFVRIADDIDARAVSLQRGGRTADAWVVSDKPVAHLTLLPAPDRVAINRSTGPLPSRAAANLFWLGRYVERAEATLRLVRALVSRSTESDEALSAVCASITALLASWDAVAPDMLSVKPALVASAAMQSRDLYGALPALTGAAEAAASVIRDRFSPDAWRALTELSNLISTPLEQGPAESAMFERVDGALRIVASFSGLAQENMSQAVGWRYLELGRRLERALATSRFVRQFAFGERLDGALDCLLELADSQITYRLRYVMVAARAPVIDLVVLDPNNPRSIVYQLARIETHLAALPRRGQDGRLSPPEQVASALATRIRTSDATAIDANDLIEIENALMKLSDLIGSNYFTARERSEAAWEALE